The Microcebus murinus isolate Inina chromosome 1, M.murinus_Inina_mat1.0, whole genome shotgun sequence genome includes a region encoding these proteins:
- the QARS1 gene encoding glutamine--tRNA ligase: MATLDSLTLFTGLGLSEHKARETLKNTALSAQLREAATQAQQTLGSTIDKATGTLLYGLASRLRDTRRLSFLVSYIASKKIHTDSQLSAALEYVRSHPLDPINTVDFEQECGVGVMVTPEQIEEAVEATINRHRPQLLVERYHFNMGLLMGEARAVLKWADGKMIKHEVDMQVLHLLGPKMESDLEKKPKVAKARLQETDRRTAKDVMENGEAAGQTLSLMEQLRGEALKFHKPGENYKTPGYVTTPHTMDLLKQHMEITGGQVRTRFPPEPNGILHIGHAKAINFNFGYAKANSGICFLRFDDTNPEKEEAKFFTSIYDMVTWLGYTPYKVTYASDYFDQLYAWAVELIRRGQAYVCHQRGEELKGHNAMPSPWRDRPMEESLLLFEAMRKGKFSEGEATLRMKLVMEDGKMDPVAYRVKYTPHHRTGDSWCIYPTYDYTHCLCDSIEHITHSLCTKEFQARRSSYFWLCNALDVYCPVQWEYGRLNLHYAVVSKRKILQLVAAGAVRDWDDPRLFTLTALRRRGFPPEAINNFCARVGVTVAQTTMEPHLLEACVRDVLNDTAPRAMAVLESLQVIITNFPAAKSLDIQVPNFPADETKGFHQVPFAPIVFIERTDFKEEPEPGFKRLAWGQPVGLRHTGYVIELQHVVKGPSGCVKSLEVTCRRADAGEKPKAFIHWVSQPLTCEIRLYERLFQHKNPEDPVEVPGGFLSDLNPASLQVVEAALVDRSVALAQPFDKFQFERLGYFSVDPDSRQEQLVFNRTVTLKEDPGKV; the protein is encoded by the exons ATGGCGACTCTGGACTCCCTGACGCTCTTCACCGGCCTCGGCCTGAGCGAGCACAAGGCCCGCGAGACGCTCAAGAACACGGCTCTGAGCGCTCAGCTGCGCGAGGCGGCAACCCAG GCGCAGCAGACTTTGGGCTCCACCATCGATAAGGCTACTGGGACTCTGCTATATGGCTTGGCCTCCCGACTTAGGGATACCCGGCGTCTCTCTTTCCTTGTGAGCTACATAGCCAGTAAGAAGATCCACACTGATTCCCAGCTGAGTG CTGCTCTTGAATATGTGCGGAGTCACCCCCTGGATCCCATCAACACTGTGGACTTTGAGCAGGAATGTGGTGTGGGTGTCATGGTGACCCCAGAACAGATTGAAGAGGCT GTGGAGGCCACCATAAATAGGCACCGGCCCCAGCTCTTGGTGGAGCGTTACCATTTCAACATGGGGTTGCTGATGG GAGAGGCTCGGGCTGTGCTTAAGTGGGCAGATGGCAAAATGATCAAGCACGAAGTGGACATGCAG GTCCTCCACCTTCTGGGTCCCAAGATGGAGTCTGATCTGGAGAAGAAGCCCAAG GTGGCAAAGGCTCGGCTACAAGAAACAGACCGGAGGACAGCAAAAGATGTGATGGAGAATG GTGAGGCTGCTGGCCAGACACTGTCTCTGATGGAGCAGCTCCGGGGAGAGGCCCTTAAGTTCCACAAGCCTG GTGAGAACTATAAGACCCCAGGCTATGTGACCACTCCACACACTATGGATCTACTGAAGCAGCACATGGAGATCACTGGAGGGCAG GTTCGTACCCGGTTCCCACCAGAACCCAACGGAATCCTGCACATTGGACATGCCAAAGCCATCAATTTCAACTTTGGCTATGCCAAG GCTAACAGTGGTATCTGTTTTCTGCGTTTTGATGACACCAACCCTGAGAAGGAGGAAGCAAAGTTCTTCACTTCCATCTATGACATGGTGACCTGGCTGG GTTACACACCTTACAAGGTGACATATGCCTCTGACTATTTTGACCAGCTTTATGCGTGGGCTGTGGAGCTCATCCGCAG GGGTCAGGCTTATGTATGCCACCAGCGAGGAGAGGAGCTCAAAGGCCACAACGCTATGCCCTCACCCTGGAGGGACCGTCCCATGGAGGAGTCGTTGCTGCTCTTTGAG GCAATGCGCAAGGGCAAATTTTCAGAGGGTGAGGCCACGCTTCGGATGAAGCTGGTGATGGAGGATGGCAAGATGGATCCTGTGGCCTATCGAGTCAAGTATACACCACACCACCGTACTGGGGACAGCTG GTGCATTTACCCCACCTATGACTACACACACTGCCTCTGTGACTCCATCGAGCACATCACCCACTCACTCTGCACCAAGGAATTCCAGGCTCG ACGCTCTTCCTACTTCTGGCTGTGCAATGCGCTGGATGTCTATTGCCCTGTGCAGTGGGAATATGGCCGCCTCAACCTGCACTATGCTGTTGTCTCTAAGAGGAAGATCCTCCAGCTTGTGGCAGCTGGTGCTGTGCG TGACTGGGACGACCCACGGCTCTTTACACTCACAGCCCTGCGACGGAGGGGCTTCCCCCCTGAGGCCATCAATAACTTCTGTGCTCGG GTGGGAGTGACAGTGGCACAGACcacaatggagccacatcttcTAGAAGCCTGTGTACGTGATGTACTGAATGACACAGCCCCACGGGCCATGGCTGTGCTGGAGTCACTACAGGTCATCATCACCAACTTTCCTGCTGCTAAG TCCTTAGACATCCAGGTACCAAACTTCCCAGCTGATGAGACCAAGGGCTTCCATCAGGTTCCCTTTGCACCTATTGTCTTCATTGAGAGGACTGACTTCAAGGAG GAGCCAGAGCCAGGCTTTAAGCGCCTGGCTTGGGGCCAGCCTGTGGGCCTGAGGCATACAGGCTACGTCATTGAGCTGCAGCATGTTGTCAAG GGCCCCAGTGGCTGTGTAAAGAGTCTGGAGGTGACCTGTAGACGAGCAGACGCTGGAGAGAAGCCCAAGGCCTTTATTCACTGGGTGTCACAGCCTCTGACATGCGAAATTCGCCTCTATGAGCGACT ATTCCAGCACAAGAACCCTGAAGATCCTGTTGAGGTACCTGGTGGATTCTTAAGTGACCTGAACCCG GCATCACTACAAGTGGTGGAAGCAGCGTTAGTGGATCGTTCTGTGGCTCTGGCACAACCCTTTGACAAGTTCCAGTTTGAGCGTCTTGGGTACTTCTCCGTGGATCCAGACAGCCGTCAGGAACAG CTTGTCTTCAACCGAACTGTCACACTTAAGGAAGACCCAGGAAAGGTGTGA